The following is a genomic window from Myxococcales bacterium.
TCATTTAAATTATAATTCCAGCTTTCATTTGACTTGTTAGCATAAGTAATCGCGTTAATATTTCGGGCTGGTCCTACTAACAGTGAAACGGCAGCGTACTTAAAATCCCAAACGAGAAAGAGCTCTCCCGCATCGCCTGCAACATCGCCCCACGATAGATAGTTTCGGATTTCTTCTGCTTTTTTAGGCTTAATATCTTTCACTGCCTCTGCAATAAATTGTCTCAGCCCCATATTAAGGATGAAATACGAATCGGCGTAATTTAGAATTTCTATAGTATTTTTAAAGTCATCATTGTCATTGATGCTCTCTAATAACTCAATAAATTTTTTGACGTGTTGGTTATCTTCAATAGCAAAATCCTGAGCACTTTTTTTAATTCTATTGAGCGATTGAATAAAATATTCATGGCCTTTTGACGTTATCTCATGGAGCATAAAGATCAGGGCTGATGTAATCCAACAATTACCGTTGTGACGCACCCTCCACAGAACATGACTCTTTAAAAATTGTGGGATAACCTCTTTAAGCCTGTCATCAACTCTTGGATCAACAAAGGCATTTTCATAATCTGAGACGGTATAAACATTTATTTCACGCTTTTTGCGAGAAATAGGATGCTCTAGTTCTGCAGGGGTTTCGGGTTTAATATCAGGAGCCGGATCCTTTAAGTTGTCACAGTTCGTAAAAACCAGCACAGAAACTATAAATAAAATTATTAAGTTCATCATAAATCAGCTATCACAGAAAATTGTTATACGCAAAAAAGCATTCATCACACTACTTAAATAATACCTAATATTGCAAAAAATATCAATCAAAACACTCCACCACATTAGCTCTAAAGCATCTTGTTTGGGCCTACTCAGCTTCAGGATTATCCAACTGCACCTCTAATCTTTGCTCTATTGGATCACAGATTTGTATCAAATTTTTTTCTGCAAAAATATTCTAGCCTGCATAACAAATTTTAATCATTTAACGTCAACTTAATTACTGCCAGTTAATTTTATATAAAAACTTGGCAAATAGAATCTCAGATTTTTTCACTCATACAAAAAACACGCAACTTCCTGCCGTTGCCCAATGGTGATAAGCTTTGGGGCTTCTATCTTGCATTTGGGCATTACATGGGGACAACGAGTGTGAAATTTGCAGCCACTCGGTGGATTGAGCGGACTTGGAATTTCACCATTCAATAAAATACGTTTAGATTTTCTTTCTGGATCAGGCACGGGGACTGCACTCAACAAAGCTTGTGTATAGGGATGTTTGGGCTCATCATAGACAATTTTTGCGTCCCCTATTTCTACAATATTTCCCAAATACATGACAGCTATGCGTGAAGCGATATGGCGAACAACATGCAAATCATGAGCAATAAAAAGATAGGTCAAACCCAAATTATATTGCAGATCTTGCAATAAATTGATGATTTGCGCTTGAATAGAAACATCCAAAGCGGAAATAGGCTCATCACAGACAACAAATTTTGGATCCACCGCTAAAGCACGAGCAATACCAATTCTTTGGCGCTGCCCTCCAGAAAATTCATGAGGATAACGCCCCATCGATTCTTTACGTAATCCCACCAAAGATAAAAGCTCCATGACACGCTCTTTCTTATCTTCTTTAGTCTTAGCGAGATTATGAATTTGAAGCGCTTCTTGAATAATATTGCCCACCGTCATGCGTGGGTTGAGCGAAGCAAAAGGATCCTGAAATATGATCTGCATTTTACGACGAAGAGCCCTCAGGCGTTCTTTATCAGCGGCTATCACATCTTCATCTTCGAAGTGAACACTGCCAGAAGTTGGCTCAAGCAGACGCAAAATACTTCGACCAAGCGTTGATTTGCCACAACCCGATTCGCCCACAAGCCCCAAGGTCTCAGAAGTATCTATATGAAAGCTAACACCATCCACCGCTTTTACTACGCTCTTTGTGCGCTTTAGTATTCCTCGGTGCTGCTCAAAATATTGTTTGAGATTATTTACGCGCAAAAGAGGTTTTTGCGGCACACTTTTATCCATGGGTCACCTCTTTCGCTGAACTTTTTTTATTCTGACTGAGCAACGGTTTTGTTTGCAGATCATGTTCGGGAAATAAACAGCGGTAACTGCGACCTCTTTGTGTTTTTACCAATGCTATGTCTTGTTTCATGCACTCATCCTTACGCTTGTAGCATCGGTCATAAAATCGACAACCTTTTTTAAGCTCTAGCAGGTTAGGAACCATTCCCGGGATTGTCTTAAGACGAGGCTTACCATCAGGTCCCACGCTTTCTTCCCCTCGAGAATATCCTGGAACAGAACTCAATAAGCCGACTGTGTAGGGATGCATTGGGGATTTAAAAATATCCCCAACTTCAGCTTCTTCTACAATTTGTCCAGCATACATAACCGCTACACGATCGCATGTTTCAGCAACAACTCCCAAGTCATGGGTAATTAAAAGAATACCCATTTTAAATTCTTCTTGCAGCTTCTTCATAAGCTCCATGATTTGAGCTTGAATTGTTACATCGAGCGCGGTCGTCGGTTCATCGGCGATCAGCAGCTCGGGCTTGCAGGAAAGAGCCATGGCGATCATCACCCGCTGACGCATTCCTCCTGACATTTGGTGAGGATAATTAAAAACTCTCTCTTTAGGACTTGGTATGCCTACCAGTTGAAGCATTTCAATGCTCTTTTTTAACGCAGCTTTTTTATCGAGACCTTGATGCAAGCTAATGGCCTCCATGATTTGTTCCCCCACTGTAAAAACTGGATTGAGAGAAGTCATAGGTTCTTGAAAAATCATGGAAATACGATTGCCACGTATCTTTCTTAAAGCTCGCTCAGAAAGCCCAAGCAAATTGTTTTCTTCAAACTCTATTTCTCCTTTGCTTATCTTTCCAACCGGTTGAGCAATCAATCGCATAATGGAAAGAGCAGTAACGCTCTTACCCGAGCCTGACTCTCCCACTAGCCCCAGTGTTTTGCCACGTTCAATGACAAGATTTACTCCATCGACAGCTCGAACAACGCCATCTTCGGTATGAAATTCCACCACAAGATCGCTTATTTTTAGAAGTGACTGGTTATTATTCATACGCGCATCTCTCTAAAAGTTTTTAAGGCCCCAAAAGAAAAGTATCCGGCGAAATATCAAAACCATTAATTTCTAGCTGTTCAAAACGCATATTAAATTTAAGCGATCGACCATTCATACTGGCTACAACCATAAGCGAGGTAGGAAAGCTTAGTCCTTGTTCCCTATGCATTTCGCCATAGCGCACGCGATATTTTATTTTATGCTTTTTTTGCTCAAAGGCTATTTCTCTAAAATATCTTTCATCCTCATTAAAAGAGGCATGAACATGCCAATCACCGTCGAGATCTGCCTTTACAAGCCAAATATTTTTATTGGTCAATAACTTGAGATTTTTAGCGCCCCTTAAATCAATTTTATTGAGCAAAAGATTGAGCAAAATTTTAGGTTGAAAAGGAAAATCCATCAATTCTACGACACTGTTTTCACTCAGAGGAATGCGGTGAAAAGGCTGTGCATTGTTGGAGATATCATAGACACTGATGAACTTTCCGTTGCTCGCAATAATTGAGGCAGGACTTTCAAAAAAAGAACGCAGCGACCATAAAAAATAGTGCGGCGCTTGGGCAACAATGTCGGCCCGTTCATGAAAAAAATGTCCTAAAAGACCGTTTCCTCGAATATCAGCTTGAGCTTTTATTTGGTGAACTTTGGCATTTGATTGTTCAATGACAGCAAGATAATTTTCTAGGCTTCTAGCGTTAGTAATTTCTAAAAATTTTGGCCGACAAGAAACAAGCAAAAAAATAAATAACAGCCCTATCCATCTTGTTGGCACAACCAAGCCCCTTAAAATCTATAGTAAAATTCCGCTGTACGCCTCAATATTATCCAACACGGTTCCTACTCCATCCACCACTGCATGAAGAGGATTTTTAGCAATGTATACAGGTATGCCGCATTTTTCCGACAAAAGTTTATCGATGCCTTTGATCTGAGCACCACCGCCACAAACAATAATTCCCCTCTCGATGATATCGGCCGAAAGTTCGGGTGGAGTATGCTCAAGCACAAATTTTACCGTGGATACAAATTGGCGGATATTATCTTGCAGAGCTTCGCGGATTTCAATGCTTGTTACTGTTATAGAACGAGGCACGCCGGTGATAAGATCACGACCCTTTACGTCAATTTGTAATTCTTCTTCCAAAGAGTAAGCGGATCCGATCTTCATTTTTATAAGTTCAGCTGTTCTCTCACCGATCAAAATATTGTGCCGTTTGCGCACAAAATTTACGATCGATTCATCGATTTTATCGCCCGCAATACGTAAAGTCTGAGATGCAACCAGACCACTTAAAGAGATCACCGCAACATCAGTTGTTCCTCCACCGATATCGATAATCATCGATCCACGTGCATCACGCACAGGAAGGCCCGCCCCAACCGCAGCTGCCATTGGCTGTTCTATGAGATGAACTTCGCGCATTCCTGCACCTAAGGCAGCTTCTCGAACCGCTTTTTGTTCGATCGAGGTAATCTCAGCAGGAACAGATATAAGCAAACGCGAACGAAATAGTATATTTCGATTAGTCGCTTTGATGATAAAGCGCTTGATCATCTCTTGGGTAACATCAAAATCAGCGATAACTCCGTCTCTCATTGGCCTAATAGCTACAATATTTCCTGGAGTTTTTCCCAACATTTCTTTGGCATCGCGCCCAACCGCAAGGATTTTGTTTTGACCACCATCTTTGATGATAGCAACCACACTCGGCTCATTAAGAACAACCCCTTCACCTTGCACATGCACTAATGTGTTTGCGGTTCCAAGATCAATCGCAAGACCGACATTAAATCTGCCCGTAAATTTTTTAAACACACGCTGCCCCAAATTTTTTAAATATGAACCAATTTGTTGCCCACGAACCATCGACATTTTACCCAAAAGTAGCTTGCACACTTTTCACATTCTTTTCTAGTTAACTATTATTTGGCCATTTATAAAAACGTAAATATCCATTTTCTAACTCCCCAAACTTGTCACAGGATTAGATTTTATCAAGCACTTAGAGCTTAATTAAAATCTATTTCAGAATAAGAATTGAAATTATCTAAAGCTCAGCGCGCCACTTTAGTTTTTATAATTCCTCACAACTTAACCATGCTCTTCCCTTTCAAAGTAATACTTGGCCAAATATTTTAACAACTGATCCACAAAGAGCGGTCCCCCATAAACAAAGCCAGTATAAACCTGCAATAAATCGGCACCTGCATTGAGTTTAACCATTGCCTTAGCACCATCCATAATGCCACCTGAACCTATGATTACTAATTTGTGTCGATAATCTTTGGCTACACATCGCAACAATTGCGTGCTTCTTTCAAAAAGCGGCTGCCCTGAAAGCCCTCCGGGCCCATAGTCGTTTGCATGTGTCAAACCATCTCGCTTAATGGTGGTATTGGTAATAACTAATCCACTCAAACCGTAATCAAGAGCTATCTCTGCACACGCCATTGCTTCTTCGTTGCTAAGATCCGGCCCTAGCTTCAACATGAGAGGAACTTTTTTAGACAAGCCTTCGTTAAAATTACATACCGTATCCAGCAAACATCCCAAACTTTGAGCAGTTTGATATTTTTGCAAGCCAATACTATTGGGACAAGAAACATTTATGGTCACATAATCTGCAACGTCATGGATGCATTTAAAGGTATTTAAATAATCAGCCGGAATTTCTTCGACTAAAGAATTATTTGATTTCCCTAAATTAACGCCTATGGGTATAAAAATTTTATTTTTTTCTCGCAAAGAAGAAAGCTTCTCTCTAAGCCGAACCGCTCCCTTATTATAAAAATTAAGCCGGTTAATAATGGCCTTATCATGTGGCAGACGAAAAATCCGTGGTTTGGGATTGCCGGGTTGCGCATCTTTGGTGATCCCTCCCACCTCAATAAAACCAAAACCCAAACTTTGTAGCGCTGGCAGAGCCTCTGCGTCCACATCAAAACCTGCAGATAAACCGATAGGATTAGGGAAATTAAGCCCCATGAATTGTTTTTTAAAAACAGGTGCACGAGCCAATGAGTTTTTGTCCAGATCTTTGCTTACAAAAAAAGAAACCACCTTTAAAAGATGAATGGCCATTTCGTGCATATGCTCTGCATCAAATGAAAAAGCCAAACGTCGAGCCAAACGCCACCACACCCCAGACTTTTCTTTATGGTCCGGCATGATATAGTCAATGTCATTGTGCATGAACGCCACCCTATAAAATCTATTTAACATCGAGAACTACAATAACGTTGAGTATATGCAAACTACCATTCCCTTACAGATTTCAAATCATCGCCCCAAAAATTATAGAAATTATTATTTTCGTTACAACTTTAAACACTCGAGCATTATCGGCGTATACTCCCACGAAAGGATTAAGCCACAAAATTTATTTTTTGACATTTTCATACATATAAAATCTCAAAAAAAGCTCATAAAAAAGCAAAGCAAATCTTTAATAATTAAAATCATCAAAGAACTTTGCAAAGAGAATCATTCTCAATTGCTAGAAAATATTTCCCACTTAATAGCAAAAAAAATTATTGATAAAATCAAAGACACACAAGAAATAATAATCACCATAAAAAAACCTCGAGCACTTGATGCCGCACAGTGTTCCTACGTCAAACTAGTTGTAAAAAACACGGATTGAACAAGCATTTACATGCGCGAACGAGCCCCATAAGAGACAAAAAAGGGAGCAGAAATGTCAGAAATCTTAAAAAATAAAGTGATACAAACTTTAGAAGAAATGGCTCTGCGAGCGGAAATCCTTGAGCTCAACCCGTTCAAGATCAGAGCTTTTATCAAGGCTGTGCGTATTATCGCAGAATTTGAAGGTGATATAAAAGTAGCGATGAAGGATGGCTCCCTTGCAAAACTTTCCGGCATTGGAGCTGGTACCTTAGCGATCATCAAGCATGTTTTAAATGATGAGCCCGTACCTGAGCTTGAAAATTTTCGTGCCCTCGTTCCCAGTGGCGTTCTCGATCTTACTCGTATTAGCGGGCTTGGACCAAAGCGGGCACGTATGCTATGGCTCGAGCTTGATATTAAAAACCTGGGCGAGCTTGAATATGCCATCAAGGAAAATCGCTTACAAAACATCAAAGGTATGGGCCCAAAGATGCAGCAATCTATCGCCCAAGCTTTGGTCGAAGCCCGAAAAAAACTTGGTCATTTTCGTCTTGATCAACTGCTCTATGCTGCGCAACTTTTAAAAGAAATTGCTTTAGGAATTGATCCACATTCCAAGATAGAAACAGTGGGCGAGTGCTCAAGAGCGTGTGAAAGCTCAAAACATTTAGAAATGCTATGGCTCACCAAGCTCGATCGTGAATCCGTAAAAAAAATGTTTAAAGCTCAAAACATTTATCTTAACTTTATTGAAGATCGCTGTGAGTTCGTTTTTCTTGACATTGCGTGCCATATCTATCTTTCACAAAATTCTGCTTCTTTTGGAGCTGAAACAATTTGGTTGAGCGGTGATGAAAATTTCAGGAAAAAAATCGCTCACTATGCAGACAGCGTAAATTTTTCATTTACCCAAGCGGGGCTCTATCAAGAAAAAAAACTCATCGCCACACCCTTAGAAAATGATGTCTTTGATGTGCTGGGCATTTATCCAATTACACGAGAACGACGAGACGGTACTGCTGTCTTTACCAAAAAAGGCAAAAGTCTACCAAAACTTATAGAATTGAAAGATCTCTTAGGAGCATTTCACAATCACACCACCGCTTCAGATGGAATCAACACGCTCGAAGAAATGCGCGCGCAGGCTATTGAACTTGGACTTTCTTATTTGAGCATCAACGATCACAGTCAATCTGCCGCCTATGCTCATGGCTTAGAGCCTCAGCGTTTAAAAGAACAGTTAAAAAAAATAGAAGTGCTCAATCAAGATGAGCAAGGAAAAAAGTGTTGGCTCTTAAGTGGCACTGAATGTGATATCTTAGCTGACGGCTCACTTGATTTCCCTGACTCTTTGCTCAATCAACTTGATGTAGTCATCGCTTCTATCCACAATCGCCTTAGACAAGATCGAGAAACCATAACCGCCCGCATGCTTAACGCCATCAAAAATCCTCTCACCACCATGATTGGTCATCCGACAGGACGCCTGATTCTCGATCGTCCTCCGAGCAATTTTGATATGAAACTTATGCTTTCAACAGCCAAGGAATACGGAACCATTCTTGAGCTTAATGCCAATCCTCATCGTCTGGATCTCAAATATGAACATCTGATGCTGGCCAAAGAAATGGGGTTGATGACTGCAATCAACCCTGATGCTCATTCAATAAATGGCATTAAAGATATTGAATACGGTGTATTGATCGCTCGAAAAGCTGGTTTAGAGCCCAAAGATGTCTTGAACTGTTACTCTATAAATGACATTAAGACATGGCTTAAGAACAAGAAGGAAAATAATTTATCATGAAATTTATTTATCTATTTTTTATACTTTTTTCTTCTTACCAATGTCTTAGCGCTCAAGCTAACAACGAGGCGAAGCATAATTCTTCAGAAAAAACTCAATCAGTATCGAACTCAGTAAAACCAGCTCCTCAAACAAGAAACACAGTTCCCGCTAAGATTCAAACGCCAGTCAACAAAGTTGAAAAAGTTATACCTCAAAAAAAGCCCACTGCCACTCAAGCCTCAGCTTTAAAACCCACACCAAACTCCAGGCCCACTACAGCTCAGCTGATGCAGCTGGCTGATATAATTCAAAAGCAATATAATAAAACCAAATCAGCACGTTTTGATTTTGAACAAAATTACAAAAGCCCCTATCTGCCAATCACAGAAACTTCTAAGGGGCAGGTTTTTTTTAAAGCCCGCAATATGCTGTGGCGTTACAACGAACCGGCAAGCCGAAAAAAAGAATTTTATATTGAAGGCAAAAAATTCACCTATCATCTTGTGAACGACAAACAAGCCTTTACTCATGACTGCTTTGAACAAGACACCCTTTCAGCTTCAATCTCATTTCTTTGGGGACAGGGAAATTTAAAAAATTCATTTGAGATCAAAGAATTTCAAGGAGCTGTAAATGACCAAAAACTCAAATGGCTTACTCTTATTCCTAAGGAAAAAAATGCTCCCATCAAATCGGTTTCGCTGGGAGTAGACCAAAAAACTGGCACGGTTGTTGAATCGATCGTGACTGATTTAAGCAATGGCACCAATAGTTTTCGCTTTAGCAATTTTCAAATCAACCTAAACATAGCAGACAAAACCTTTCACTTTGTGGCAGCCCCAGGTGTAAAAGTACAAGCTATGCCCAATGTTGAATGCGCCCCACCCCCAAAGCAAGCTCCGCAAGCTGCGAGCACAACTCGAGCGCCGCAAAAAACTCAAGCCAAAGCTCAGCCTGCCACAACGCCAAAAAAAGCAAACGAAAGTTCAACTGCGTCCGCTAAAAAAATCTCTCCCCCACTAAACAAAGTACCTGCTGAAAAAATTGTGCCACATACAACAAAAAACCCACCCTCTGCTCCAGCGCTGCAAAAGCATCTTTAGTCACGCTCAAAGCATAGTGGGTATAATCTTCAGCCGGTCGTACAATTTTTTGATTATTTAAACTCAGACAAAACCAATCCTTACCGGCCAACAAATATGCGCCATGAGGCCATTTGCATAATGGCTTAAAGCCCAAAATTTCACAATAAAATTTAAATGATCTTGCTAAATTAGCTACAGAAAGCGTGATGTGGTTAATACCGCTTATCATGTGGCTTTCCTGTAAAGATCCTTAGTAAAACTGCTCGCTGAGGAACTCTACGTTCAGCATTAATGAGACGGCAATATTTTATACTCATATTGGCTTAAATCCAGTTGTTGCAAATCATGCCTACAAAGTTTCATAAAATCATCGAGGTGAATTGACATCAAAAAACTTTCGTAATCTCCATAACCTGCAGAAATTAAAAGTTTATTTTCATCATCAAGAGATTTGCTAACCCCCATGGGAAAAATCAAACTAAAAATGTAGTCTTTCGCACCAGGATCACTTGGAAGCGGTAGAAAAGCGTCACTCACAGTCATAGCCTTAGGTTTGCCAAACTCGTCTGTATCGATCACATAAAAATACATTAAGTACAGCTGCGTTTTTCGCTTTGAAACACCACTGTATTGATAGAAAGCATCACATCTTACATAGTTAAAGTCTTTGAATACATCATCGAGGTGCGCTCTAAATCGATCAATATTAGAATTTTCCTCATAGGTAAATTCTTCCCTATTATTTTGAATTTTAATGTGCCCAACTCCAAGGAGTTTATTGCCAAGCGATACATGAGGCGTACCAAAGGAAAAAAGAGGCATTTTACCATGATTTTTTCCCATATTGGGACTCGATTCCAAGGTGCTTCCTTCACCAGAAATAATAAATTTCTTATCTTTAAAGGCTAAGTAATGCTCACTCGTATCCTGATTTATTTCATTGAACAGGCAAAACTTTATACCTTTTTCTTGGTCAAACCAATTGAGGTAAAATACTGATCTATCATCTTTGTTCACCCTAATGGGAGATAAGTTAGGTACCAAAAGACCAGTCTGAAAATTTTCGTAGAAGTTCTCATGCTTAAGCGGATCACTAAATTCGATGTTTTTAAGAGGATTGTAGTCATTATTAATAACTTTTACTTTATAAAGACTTTTGCCAAAGTTCATGGGGAAAAATGAAACATAAATTTCATTATCCTGCCTGAACACTCTAAGATCAGGTATTTGAACTGGCTCTATTCTGTGTTTGCTGATTTCTTCTTCATGGTTGCTTATATTTTCCGCGTACATTGGAAATAAAAGTTCAAAGGATTTAAAATCTTTGTCTGCTAAAAAATACATTGTTGCCATATCAAAACGTTCTGACATCCAATTTTGCCACCAGAAATTTTTCCCCTTTTCAAATTGTGATTCGCCATCGTTACCCGGTACGATCTCTTTATCTTCCCTATCGATACTATTTTCAAATTTTCTGTGTATCCAACCAAACCTTACAGCTAGAAGGTAATTATCAACATCATATTCACAAATAGAGAAATTAAAGGGACGAGCGAGCTTGTAATGAAGCATCGCTCCAAGATCTGTAATCTTTTTTAATGCCGTCTCATGCTTATCAGGAAATTGATTCAACTTGATTGAACCATCAATGACTGTTTCAATAAGTCTTTGGCTCAGGTTGTCCATAGAAAAACTTTCTATATCCAAATAATCTATTGCCAACAAACAATGTGAAAAAATCAAACAAAAAAAGAAATAAATTTTATTTTTCATACATACCTTCCAACCAATACATTCACATTAAAACATGCAAAAAATACAGCAATAGAGGAACTAAAAAACACCTACTTTAATCCTTGTTTTGATTACTCCCCCCTGTAGCTCTTAGCCGACAGAAAACGATTTTATATCTCTTGTAATGATCGCGATTGAAATTATATTTTCCTGTGGAAACAACTACTTGTAATGAAACACCAAAAAAAATAGCTCTTAGGTGACAGAACAATGAACATAGAATTTATACCCATGAACCAATCTCACCTTGAGCTTTGGCAAAAGTGGCAACAAGTCCCTCACGTAAGAGATAGCTGGTTCATCGGTGGCTATGAGCCTGCTGAATACATGGAAAAAAAACTTGATGGCAACGGTTATGACTATCCATTTATTATTATGGTGGATAAAAAAGCTTTTGGTTTTTTGCAATGCTGCGATCTTTATGCTTATAGGACTACATGCCCCAAACCCAAGGGTGTTTTTTGCCACGAAGATGAAGGCACCTATTGCTTGGATCTATTTATTGCAGATGAAAATAATTTAGGAAAAGGAATCGGGACAAAAATTGTCGATTCATTCGTGAAAAAATTGTTATCCGAATTTAATGCAAAAAAAATTCTTATTGATCCAAGCGCAAAAAATAAGCGTGCAATTCGCTGCTACGAA
Proteins encoded in this region:
- a CDS encoding dihydroneopterin aldolase, yielding MQTTIPLQISNHRPKNYRNYYFRYNFKHSSIIGVYSHERIKPQNLFFDIFIHIKSQKKLIKKQSKSLIIKIIKELCKENHSQLLENISHLIAKKIIDKIKDTQEIIITIKKPRALDAAQCSYVKLVVKNTD
- a CDS encoding outer membrane lipoprotein carrier protein LolA, whose amino-acid sequence is MKFIYLFFILFSSYQCLSAQANNEAKHNSSEKTQSVSNSVKPAPQTRNTVPAKIQTPVNKVEKVIPQKKPTATQASALKPTPNSRPTTAQLMQLADIIQKQYNKTKSARFDFEQNYKSPYLPITETSKGQVFFKARNMLWRYNEPASRKKEFYIEGKKFTYHLVNDKQAFTHDCFEQDTLSASISFLWGQGNLKNSFEIKEFQGAVNDQKLKWLTLIPKEKNAPIKSVSLGVDQKTGTVVESIVTDLSNGTNSFRFSNFQINLNIADKTFHFVAAPGVKVQAMPNVECAPPPKQAPQAASTTRAPQKTQAKAQPATTPKKANESSTASAKKISPPLNKVPAEKIVPHTTKNPPSAPALQKHL
- a CDS encoding VOC family protein, with the translated sequence MISGINHITLSVANLARSFKFYCEILGFKPLCKWPHGAYLLAGKDWFCLSLNNQKIVRPAEDYTHYALSVTKDAFAALEQRVGFLLYVAQFFQQVLCLVGERFF
- a CDS encoding DUF4292 domain-containing protein is translated as MPTRWIGLLFIFLLVSCRPKFLEITNARSLENYLAVIEQSNAKVHQIKAQADIRGNGLLGHFFHERADIVAQAPHYFLWSLRSFFESPASIIASNGKFISVYDISNNAQPFHRIPLSENSVVELMDFPFQPKILLNLLLNKIDLRGAKNLKLLTNKNIWLVKADLDGDWHVHASFNEDERYFREIAFEQKKHKIKYRVRYGEMHREQGLSFPTSLMVVASMNGRSLKFNMRFEQLEINGFDISPDTFLLGP
- a CDS encoding dipeptide ABC transporter ATP-binding protein; the protein is MDKSVPQKPLLRVNNLKQYFEQHRGILKRTKSVVKAVDGVSFHIDTSETLGLVGESGCGKSTLGRSILRLLEPTSGSVHFEDEDVIAADKERLRALRRKMQIIFQDPFASLNPRMTVGNIIQEALQIHNLAKTKEDKKERVMELLSLVGLRKESMGRYPHEFSGGQRQRIGIARALAVDPKFVVCDEPISALDVSIQAQIINLLQDLQYNLGLTYLFIAHDLHVVRHIASRIAVMYLGNIVEIGDAKIVYDEPKHPYTQALLSAVPVPDPERKSKRILLNGEIPSPLNPPSGCKFHTRCPHVMPKCKIEAPKLITIGQRQEVACFLYE
- a CDS encoding GNAT family N-acetyltransferase, which produces MNIEFIPMNQSHLELWQKWQQVPHVRDSWFIGGYEPAEYMEKKLDGNGYDYPFIIMVDKKAFGFLQCCDLYAYRTTCPKPKGVFCHEDEGTYCLDLFIADENNLGKGIGTKIVDSFVKKLLSEFNAKKILIDPSAKNKRAIRCYEKAGFKKIRKAHDGTCEVIVMQWFDQD
- a CDS encoding ABC transporter ATP-binding protein, with product MNNNQSLLKISDLVVEFHTEDGVVRAVDGVNLVIERGKTLGLVGESGSGKSVTALSIMRLIAQPVGKISKGEIEFEENNLLGLSERALRKIRGNRISMIFQEPMTSLNPVFTVGEQIMEAISLHQGLDKKAALKKSIEMLQLVGIPSPKERVFNYPHQMSGGMRQRVMIAMALSCKPELLIADEPTTALDVTIQAQIMELMKKLQEEFKMGILLITHDLGVVAETCDRVAVMYAGQIVEEAEVGDIFKSPMHPYTVGLLSSVPGYSRGEESVGPDGKPRLKTIPGMVPNLLELKKGCRFYDRCYKRKDECMKQDIALVKTQRGRSYRCLFPEHDLQTKPLLSQNKKSSAKEVTHG
- a CDS encoding quinone-dependent dihydroorotate dehydrogenase translates to MHNDIDYIMPDHKEKSGVWWRLARRLAFSFDAEHMHEMAIHLLKVVSFFVSKDLDKNSLARAPVFKKQFMGLNFPNPIGLSAGFDVDAEALPALQSLGFGFIEVGGITKDAQPGNPKPRIFRLPHDKAIINRLNFYNKGAVRLREKLSSLREKNKIFIPIGVNLGKSNNSLVEEIPADYLNTFKCIHDVADYVTINVSCPNSIGLQKYQTAQSLGCLLDTVCNFNEGLSKKVPLMLKLGPDLSNEEAMACAEIALDYGLSGLVITNTTIKRDGLTHANDYGPGGLSGQPLFERSTQLLRCVAKDYRHKLVIIGSGGIMDGAKAMVKLNAGADLLQVYTGFVYGGPLFVDQLLKYLAKYYFEREEHG
- a CDS encoding rod shape-determining protein codes for the protein MVRGQQIGSYLKNLGQRVFKKFTGRFNVGLAIDLGTANTLVHVQGEGVVLNEPSVVAIIKDGGQNKILAVGRDAKEMLGKTPGNIVAIRPMRDGVIADFDVTQEMIKRFIIKATNRNILFRSRLLISVPAEITSIEQKAVREAALGAGMREVHLIEQPMAAAVGAGLPVRDARGSMIIDIGGGTTDVAVISLSGLVASQTLRIAGDKIDESIVNFVRKRHNILIGERTAELIKMKIGSAYSLEEELQIDVKGRDLITGVPRSITVTSIEIREALQDNIRQFVSTVKFVLEHTPPELSADIIERGIIVCGGGAQIKGIDKLLSEKCGIPVYIAKNPLHAVVDGVGTVLDNIEAYSGILL